The Microbacterium sp. LWH7-1.2 genome window below encodes:
- a CDS encoding DNRLRE domain-containing protein, producing the protein MVSRIWVGVVASLALVVGLVVVTPSDRASALSPGVGFTADELPTWQTNGTVYALAQSAGKVVAGGTFSELRPPEGGSGSPITANGLAILDAETGNPDSCQLSLSLVGGTPAIYAATTAPDGNSVYIGGNFSNVGGVSTGRIAQIDVRTCTVTGLRLPSISSIVQTIAVKGTTMYFGGMFLTVGGESRQRFAAVDVTTGALLPWTANVDDIGRGIGVSPDGTKVAIGGDFFSVNGAYSHSIAIVDAVTGANIRTYPSGFIANTSVTKHIFSADDGKFYISNEGTGGGVFDGRAAFSWATGDQLWRDTCLGATQMTLQDQTTLYSVSHGHNCDEMHFQQDGMRHYFLAQSTVDGSHFAWDPKSNDGIGEGIGPRVLVIATGKSNGQRYMWSGGDFTTINGVAQDHLTRFGTTDTGNPPAPAVAAVAQSSGSIDVRIRTSLDDDDSQLTYQVFRNNSSSPIWSGTASSVWWNRPQVTFVDTGVVAGETYTYRVRATDGSNTSVLSQVATATAVASVADYAASVRASAPAIFWRGDAAASWLQDASASATNTSRQAGVLENGTAGSVDTPVASDPSGSLAFDGADDYVWHEGLAPAPTTYSVETWIKTTTTRGGKIVGFGSGRPRTDNGATVLSGSYDRHLYMTNTGRVLFGAYTGSTVTLTSPTALNDGSWHHVVGTQGAGGMALYVDGVRVAQNTNAVAQAYWGVWHVGGDNLSGWPSRPTSNFFAGTIDETAVYPTALTAGAVADHYQAAGRDLGLNQAPADAYGTRVFAADPTLYWRLGEASGTTAADAARFATYPGAYRTGVTKGQTGIIPGNTAVTTPGTILGTVATQASLTPTAAMTGEIWFNTTTPGGKLFGFENAQIGNGTSYDKHLYMTSGGNLVFGSRVGSSNVVVTSPLGYADGNWHQAVGVLDSSGRKLYVDGALVAQSTVTGAETSNGYWRIGGGNLTSWPSATLNSYFRGTLDEFSLYSGGLSANEIARHYALGVQDVAPPSAPSGVAATHGSGGVDVSWTASADNTRVLEYRVYRGATGDFVADADSFLATTATTSYHEDSPALGTYYYRVIAVDGAENESAPSSAGQLDVTDIDPPTTPASAAATQVGADGVTVTWAPSADNVDVTEYAVYRGATSGFAIADGTLVGTVAGTSFSESGLSAGAKYYRVVARDAAGNASPPSHTAAVTIVPPDVTAPSTPGNFTATLSSGTNVTLSWDASTDDRGVSSYVLYRSLTAGFTPGAGNRIAEVTTPGHVDTGRAAGTWYYKVTAQDAAGNISAAASASVTVQPPSQAIEVTLTPTEDAMVAQSAPTTLYGSSNQLSARGTSGTIESFIRLQLPAAPAGTVLTSAVLAVRTSNDSTAATTDSPQFRLVTGAWSEDAVNWNNRPTTSASGVLGTLSGATALNTPYTVALGADGLSSFLGQTVTLRMSGTTADNVRVWSAEASSTGYRPSLRLTFTPVSGPDTQAPTVPAGLATSVANNADVTVTWSPSTDNVGVTGYSVYRGTTAGFTADAASKIADVTAPTYSDNGRTQGIWYYRVTARDAENNVSAASASTYATILANGGTPVEITVPITDDAMVAQSSPTTLYGTSNQLSSRGTGGTIESFLAVPLPAAPAGTALTGAVLSVRTSTDSTAASANAHDFRLMSGAWTEAAVNWNNRPQTTASGVLGSLTGAAALNTPYTVALSPEPFASALGQTVTLRMSSAGGDNVRLWSAEATSATYRPSVKLTFTPVAGPDTEAPSVPAGISASVVDNADVNLTWSASTDNTGVTGYTVYRGSAADFTADASSRLADVTTTSYADNGRPAGTWHYKVTARDAAGNVSAASAAATATITPPTVPPVVQTVVTSADTMVAASNPAGLYGTTNQLSSRFNTAIESFLSFALPAAPAGMQLTSVSLAVRTSTDTTAASADTHVFHLMSGTWDETTMTWNNRITQTASGAIGQLSGAAAVNTAYTATLSAADLAGLAGQTVTVRMSSTAGTDNVRIWSREATSAAYRPTLTLTYTAAP; encoded by the coding sequence GTGGTCTCACGTATCTGGGTGGGTGTCGTCGCATCGTTGGCACTCGTCGTCGGTCTCGTGGTCGTCACACCGTCCGATCGAGCCTCGGCACTCTCGCCAGGCGTCGGCTTCACCGCCGACGAACTACCCACGTGGCAGACCAACGGGACGGTGTACGCGCTCGCGCAATCGGCCGGCAAGGTCGTGGCCGGGGGGACGTTCAGCGAGCTGCGTCCGCCTGAAGGAGGATCCGGCTCGCCGATCACCGCGAACGGGCTTGCGATCCTCGACGCCGAGACGGGCAACCCCGACAGCTGCCAGCTGAGCCTTTCGCTGGTCGGCGGGACACCGGCGATCTACGCCGCCACGACGGCACCCGACGGCAACAGCGTCTACATCGGCGGCAACTTCTCGAACGTCGGCGGCGTCTCCACCGGCCGCATCGCCCAGATCGACGTGCGCACGTGCACCGTGACGGGGCTGCGACTCCCCAGCATCTCCTCGATCGTGCAGACGATCGCGGTGAAGGGGACGACGATGTACTTCGGCGGGATGTTCCTCACCGTGGGCGGCGAGTCGCGCCAGCGCTTCGCCGCTGTCGACGTGACGACCGGCGCGCTGCTTCCCTGGACGGCGAACGTCGACGACATCGGACGCGGCATCGGCGTCTCGCCGGACGGCACGAAGGTCGCGATCGGCGGGGACTTCTTCAGCGTCAACGGTGCGTACTCGCACTCGATCGCCATCGTCGACGCGGTCACGGGTGCGAACATCCGCACCTACCCGTCCGGGTTCATCGCGAACACATCGGTGACCAAGCACATCTTCAGCGCAGACGACGGCAAGTTCTACATCTCCAACGAGGGCACCGGCGGCGGGGTCTTCGACGGGCGGGCGGCGTTCTCGTGGGCCACGGGCGACCAGCTGTGGCGCGATACCTGTCTCGGTGCCACCCAGATGACGCTGCAGGACCAGACGACCCTCTACTCGGTGAGCCACGGCCACAACTGCGACGAGATGCACTTCCAGCAGGACGGCATGCGCCACTACTTCCTGGCGCAGAGCACCGTCGACGGATCGCATTTCGCCTGGGACCCCAAGTCCAACGACGGGATCGGTGAGGGGATCGGGCCACGCGTACTGGTCATCGCGACCGGCAAGTCCAACGGCCAGCGGTACATGTGGAGCGGCGGTGACTTCACGACGATCAACGGCGTGGCTCAAGACCACCTCACGCGCTTCGGGACCACCGACACCGGCAACCCGCCGGCTCCGGCCGTGGCTGCGGTGGCACAGAGCAGCGGCTCCATCGACGTCCGGATCCGGACCTCGCTCGACGACGACGACTCCCAGCTGACCTATCAGGTGTTCCGCAACAACTCGTCCAGCCCGATCTGGAGCGGCACGGCCTCGTCCGTCTGGTGGAACCGTCCGCAGGTGACGTTCGTGGACACCGGGGTGGTCGCGGGGGAGACGTACACCTACCGCGTCCGCGCGACGGATGGCAGCAACACCTCCGTTCTCTCGCAGGTGGCGACGGCGACGGCGGTCGCGTCGGTCGCTGATTACGCAGCATCCGTCCGCGCGAGCGCCCCGGCCATCTTCTGGCGTGGGGATGCTGCGGCCTCGTGGCTGCAGGACGCCTCCGCGTCTGCCACGAACACCAGCCGCCAAGCCGGCGTCCTCGAGAACGGCACGGCCGGCTCGGTCGACACCCCCGTCGCGAGCGACCCCAGTGGATCGCTCGCCTTCGACGGTGCCGACGACTACGTCTGGCACGAGGGTCTGGCCCCGGCGCCGACGACCTACAGCGTCGAGACGTGGATCAAGACGACGACCACCCGCGGGGGGAAGATCGTCGGATTCGGAAGCGGGCGCCCGCGCACCGACAACGGTGCGACGGTCCTCAGCGGCAGCTACGACCGGCACCTGTACATGACCAACACGGGTCGTGTGCTCTTCGGCGCCTATACGGGCTCGACCGTCACGCTGACCTCGCCCACCGCTCTGAACGACGGGTCGTGGCATCACGTGGTGGGCACGCAGGGTGCCGGCGGCATGGCGCTCTACGTCGACGGCGTCCGCGTGGCGCAGAACACGAACGCCGTGGCTCAGGCGTACTGGGGCGTGTGGCACGTCGGCGGTGACAACCTCTCCGGCTGGCCGAGCCGCCCGACGAGCAACTTCTTCGCCGGCACGATCGACGAGACGGCCGTCTACCCGACCGCGCTCACCGCCGGCGCCGTGGCCGACCACTATCAGGCGGCGGGTCGAGACCTCGGCCTGAACCAGGCGCCCGCCGACGCGTACGGGACCCGCGTCTTCGCTGCCGATCCGACGCTCTACTGGCGCCTCGGTGAGGCATCCGGCACCACCGCGGCCGACGCCGCGCGCTTCGCGACGTACCCCGGCGCGTATCGGACCGGCGTCACCAAGGGCCAGACCGGCATCATCCCCGGCAACACGGCGGTGACGACCCCCGGCACCATCCTGGGCACCGTCGCGACGCAGGCCTCGCTCACCCCCACGGCGGCGATGACGGGTGAGATCTGGTTCAACACCACGACCCCCGGCGGCAAGCTGTTCGGGTTCGAGAACGCACAGATCGGCAATGGCACGAGCTACGACAAGCACCTGTACATGACGTCGGGCGGCAATCTCGTCTTCGGCTCGCGGGTCGGTTCCAGCAACGTGGTCGTGACCAGCCCGCTGGGCTATGCCGACGGCAACTGGCACCAGGCGGTCGGGGTGCTGGATTCCTCCGGCCGCAAGCTCTACGTCGACGGCGCGCTGGTGGCTCAGAGCACCGTCACCGGGGCGGAGACCTCCAACGGCTACTGGCGGATCGGCGGAGGCAACCTCACCAGCTGGCCGTCCGCGACGTTGAACTCCTACTTCCGCGGGACGCTCGACGAGTTCTCGCTCTACAGCGGTGGCTTGAGCGCCAACGAGATCGCGCGGCACTATGCGCTCGGGGTGCAGGATGTCGCCCCGCCGAGCGCGCCGTCCGGCGTCGCTGCGACGCACGGCTCCGGTGGGGTGGACGTGTCGTGGACGGCGTCGGCCGACAACACCCGTGTGCTCGAGTACCGCGTCTACCGAGGCGCGACGGGCGACTTCGTCGCCGACGCGGACTCCTTCCTCGCGACCACCGCGACCACCTCGTACCACGAGGACTCCCCGGCACTGGGCACCTACTACTACCGGGTGATCGCGGTCGACGGCGCCGAGAACGAGAGCGCACCGTCGTCGGCCGGACAGCTCGACGTGACCGACATCGATCCACCGACGACGCCCGCCAGTGCGGCCGCGACTCAGGTGGGGGCGGACGGCGTGACCGTCACGTGGGCGCCCTCGGCCGACAACGTCGACGTCACGGAGTACGCGGTCTACCGGGGCGCGACCTCGGGCTTCGCCATCGCCGACGGGACGCTCGTCGGGACGGTCGCCGGCACATCGTTCAGCGAGAGCGGACTCTCGGCGGGCGCGAAGTACTACCGCGTCGTCGCACGGGACGCGGCCGGCAACGCCAGCCCGCCCTCCCACACCGCAGCCGTGACCATCGTCCCGCCGGATGTGACCGCCCCGAGCACGCCGGGCAATTTCACTGCGACCCTGTCCAGCGGAACCAATGTCACGCTGTCGTGGGATGCCTCGACCGACGACCGCGGCGTCAGCTCCTACGTCCTGTACCGGAGCCTCACCGCAGGCTTCACACCGGGTGCGGGCAACCGCATCGCGGAAGTCACGACGCCGGGTCACGTCGACACAGGTCGCGCCGCCGGCACCTGGTACTACAAGGTGACGGCGCAGGATGCCGCGGGCAACATCAGCGCCGCAGCATCCGCATCGGTGACCGTCCAGCCGCCGTCCCAGGCGATCGAGGTCACGCTGACGCCCACTGAGGATGCGATGGTGGCGCAGTCCGCGCCCACCACGCTGTACGGCTCGTCCAACCAGCTGTCGGCGCGGGGCACGAGCGGCACCATCGAGTCGTTCATCCGGCTGCAGCTCCCGGCGGCACCCGCGGGGACCGTGCTGACGAGCGCGGTGCTGGCGGTCCGCACGTCGAACGACAGCACCGCCGCCACGACGGACTCGCCTCAGTTCCGGCTCGTCACGGGGGCGTGGAGCGAGGACGCCGTCAACTGGAACAACCGCCCGACCACGTCCGCGAGCGGCGTGCTCGGCACGCTCAGCGGCGCGACGGCGCTCAACACGCCGTACACCGTCGCTCTGGGCGCGGACGGCCTATCCTCCTTCCTCGGGCAGACCGTGACCCTGCGCATGTCGGGCACCACCGCCGACAACGTCCGCGTGTGGTCCGCAGAGGCGTCGTCGACCGGCTACCGCCCGTCCCTGCGGCTGACGTTCACGCCCGTCTCCGGTCCTGACACGCAGGCGCCGACCGTGCCGGCCGGACTCGCGACCTCCGTCGCCAACAATGCCGACGTGACCGTAACGTGGTCGCCTTCGACGGACAATGTGGGCGTCACCGGCTACAGCGTCTATCGAGGGACGACGGCGGGCTTCACCGCCGATGCCGCCTCGAAGATCGCCGACGTGACGGCGCCGACATACTCGGACAACGGGCGCACGCAGGGGATCTGGTACTACAGGGTGACGGCCAGAGACGCGGAGAACAACGTGAGTGCCGCCTCTGCGAGCACCTACGCGACCATCCTCGCGAACGGCGGCACGCCGGTCGAGATCACCGTGCCGATCACCGACGACGCGATGGTCGCGCAGTCCTCTCCCACCACGCTGTACGGCACGTCGAACCAGCTGTCGTCCCGCGGGACGGGCGGAACGATCGAGTCGTTCCTCGCTGTTCCGCTGCCGGCAGCGCCCGCCGGCACCGCGCTGACCGGCGCGGTTCTCTCGGTGCGCACGTCGACAGACAGCACCGCCGCGTCCGCGAACGCCCACGATTTCCGGCTGATGTCCGGAGCCTGGACCGAGGCCGCGGTCAACTGGAACAACCGTCCGCAGACCACGGCCTCGGGCGTGCTCGGCAGTCTCACCGGTGCAGCGGCGCTCAACACGCCATACACCGTCGCGCTGAGCCCCGAGCCGTTCGCGTCGGCCCTGGGTCAGACGGTCACGCTGCGGATGTCGAGTGCGGGCGGCGACAACGTCCGGCTGTGGTCCGCGGAAGCGACGTCGGCGACGTACCGGCCGTCCGTCAAGCTCACGTTCACCCCCGTGGCGGGTCCCGACACGGAGGCGCCGTCGGTGCCGGCGGGTATCTCGGCATCCGTCGTCGACAATGCCGACGTCAACCTCACGTGGTCCGCCTCCACCGACAACACCGGAGTGACCGGGTACACGGTCTATCGCGGCAGCGCCGCGGACTTCACCGCCGACGCATCGTCCCGGCTCGCCGACGTGACCACGACCTCCTATGCCGACAACGGGCGGCCGGCGGGCACATGGCACTACAAGGTGACTGCTCGGGATGCTGCGGGCAACGTCAGCGCGGCATCGGCAGCGGCCACGGCAACCATCACACCACCGACCGTGCCGCCCGTCGTGCAGACGGTGGTGACGAGCGCCGACACGATGGTGGCCGCCAGTAACCCGGCCGGGCTGTACGGCACGACCAACCAGCTGTCGTCGCGGTTCAACACGGCGATCGAGTCGTTCCTGTCGTTCGCGCTCCCGGCAGCGCCGGCCGGCATGCAGCTGACAAGCGTCTCGCTCGCCGTCCGCACGTCGACAGACACCACCGCGGCATCCGCCGACACGCATGTCTTCCACCTGATGTCGGGCACGTGGGATGAGACGACGATGACGTGGAACAACCGGATCACGCAGACCGCGTCCGGTGCCATCGGCCAGCTGTCCGGTGCCGCCGCTGTCAACACGGCCTACACGGCGACCCTCAGCGCGGCGGATCTCGCCGGGCTGGCGGGTCAGACGGTGACGGTGCGCATGTCGAGTACGGCCGGGACGGACAATGTCCGTATCTGGTCGCGAGAGGCGACCAGCGCGGCGTATCGCCCGACATTGACGCTCACCTACACGGCAGCGCCGTAA
- a CDS encoding sugar transferase, which translates to MRAVDRGLKPTAINAAPTGAGGVTRTLLRRPPLTRPIFDVLPDAIAPRVQPSLERRHLWERRYRRRLVATDAACVTAAAIAAMVFETGVPASLAALAQPARIGVFVVCAWMALLWLARTREPSVLGAGAAEYMRLGHATGFAFGILSTVFILAQLPGLRAQLIIALPCGLVALVLTRRLWRKWLIHERERGECVSRVIVAGTRDDVEYVIDKLTHDPHHAYMVIGATTTDGVFDPIDIEDHHYPVIGSIRLTARYGREAGADAIVVASTPENDRDFVRRLGWELEGSAAELVLCNRLTDVAGPRLSLRPLDGLPLVQVKIPEFEGGVHAIKRGMDVALSLLALVPIALIAPFVAIAIKLDSRGPVLFHQLRVGRDGRQFWMLKFRTMVADAEIRRAELVPHDEGAGPLFKMKSDPRVTRVGAVLRRFSIDEMPQFVNVLRGDMSIVGPRPPLPSEVTSYDGTVYRRLYIKPGITGLWQISGRSDLSWDDSVRLDLRYVENWSIATDLMIMWRTAHVMIAPKGAY; encoded by the coding sequence GTGCGCGCGGTGGACCGCGGTCTGAAGCCGACCGCGATCAACGCGGCGCCCACGGGCGCCGGAGGAGTGACCCGAACGCTCCTCCGACGTCCACCCCTGACGCGCCCGATCTTCGACGTGCTGCCCGACGCGATCGCCCCTCGCGTTCAGCCGTCGCTGGAGCGCCGCCATCTCTGGGAGCGGCGCTACCGGCGACGGTTGGTCGCGACCGACGCGGCCTGCGTCACCGCGGCGGCCATCGCGGCGATGGTCTTCGAGACGGGGGTTCCCGCATCCCTCGCCGCCCTCGCACAGCCGGCACGCATCGGGGTCTTCGTCGTCTGCGCATGGATGGCGCTGCTGTGGCTCGCCCGCACGCGCGAGCCGTCGGTGCTCGGCGCGGGAGCCGCCGAGTACATGCGCCTCGGGCACGCGACGGGCTTCGCCTTCGGCATCCTGTCGACCGTCTTCATCCTGGCTCAGCTGCCCGGGTTGCGCGCGCAACTGATCATCGCTCTTCCGTGCGGGCTCGTCGCGCTCGTGCTCACGCGCCGCCTGTGGCGCAAGTGGCTGATCCACGAGCGCGAGCGGGGCGAGTGCGTCTCCCGGGTCATCGTCGCCGGCACTCGCGACGACGTCGAGTACGTCATCGACAAGCTGACGCACGACCCGCATCACGCGTACATGGTGATCGGCGCGACGACGACGGACGGGGTGTTCGACCCCATCGACATCGAGGATCACCACTACCCGGTGATCGGGTCGATCCGCCTCACCGCGAGGTATGGACGCGAGGCCGGCGCCGACGCCATCGTCGTCGCCAGCACGCCCGAGAACGACCGCGACTTCGTACGGCGACTGGGATGGGAGCTGGAGGGCAGCGCTGCGGAACTCGTGCTGTGCAACAGGCTCACCGACGTGGCAGGGCCTCGCCTGTCTCTGCGGCCCCTCGACGGACTTCCCCTCGTGCAGGTCAAGATCCCGGAGTTCGAGGGGGGCGTCCACGCCATCAAGCGGGGGATGGACGTCGCGCTGTCGCTGCTCGCCCTCGTGCCGATCGCGCTCATCGCACCCTTCGTGGCGATCGCCATCAAACTCGATTCGCGCGGGCCCGTGCTGTTCCACCAGCTGCGTGTGGGCCGTGACGGCCGGCAGTTCTGGATGCTGAAGTTCCGGACGATGGTCGCCGACGCGGAGATACGGCGAGCAGAGCTGGTCCCCCACGACGAGGGCGCGGGGCCGCTGTTCAAGATGAAGAGCGACCCCCGCGTGACGCGGGTGGGGGCGGTGCTGCGAAGGTTCTCGATCGACGAGATGCCGCAGTTCGTGAATGTGCTGCGCGGCGACATGAGCATCGTCGGCCCGCGGCCGCCGCTGCCGTCCGAGGTGACGTCGTACGACGGCACCGTCTACCGCCGCCTGTACATCAAGCCAGGTATCACCGGACTCTGGCAGATCAGCGGGCGCAGCGATCTGTCGTGGGACGACAGCGTGCGGCTCGACCTGCGCTACGTCGAGAACTGGTCCATCGCGACCGACCTCATGATCATGTGGCGTACCGCGCACGTGATGATCGCGCCGAAGGGCGCCTACTGA
- a CDS encoding glycerophosphodiester phosphodiesterase: MTPSPISRRGFLIVGLSTALLAGCTAVPGPKPTPNAIPPSPSPSPSPTPTPSRPPAPSSVAELLARPRFYVGHRGSGDNWPEHTLTAYRNASLAGADAIEISVCSTSDGVLVCHHDLSAERVLGVDKKIGDMTWSEVSALEVDARSWLGVNTPLEPVSRLEDVLRELGPEVLVFIEDKQGTNTMPILDILDAQARPTDRFVWKQWAPAAQVRAAKERGYRAWGYFDDEQLDRLDEFAATFDILGVPTSASDEMIRKVVGTGLPVMCWEVRFHDQVQRLAGLGVRGMMCSNIAYLVDGRPADRDAFATGRRAAGDLPSAIDTLGWSSQPVLVPSRQSLRIQGASATSYLMGSLAAPDKRIRRLDATIVWPDAVPPKGSAGVVFALSGDAPGGQGERGDATGCQLTFDVDGTIEIAPYERGVTGSPVSTGKVEVPTAGSAVRVRIDLDDDHVRVTVADRTALEAVLAGAALRGTWVRLFKDYKTDQAVEFSGLRVVSG, from the coding sequence ATGACACCTTCTCCGATCTCGCGTCGCGGGTTCCTGATCGTGGGGCTGTCGACCGCGCTCCTGGCGGGCTGCACGGCAGTGCCAGGGCCGAAGCCCACGCCGAACGCGATTCCCCCGAGCCCCTCGCCCTCTCCGTCGCCCACGCCCACCCCCTCACGCCCACCGGCTCCCTCGTCGGTAGCCGAGCTCCTCGCTCGACCGAGGTTCTACGTCGGACACCGCGGGAGCGGCGACAACTGGCCGGAGCACACCCTCACGGCGTATCGGAACGCATCGCTGGCCGGGGCCGATGCGATCGAGATCTCGGTCTGCTCGACCTCGGACGGAGTCCTCGTCTGCCATCACGACCTGTCCGCCGAGAGGGTGCTCGGCGTCGACAAGAAGATCGGCGACATGACCTGGAGCGAGGTGAGCGCCCTCGAGGTGGACGCGCGCAGCTGGCTCGGCGTCAACACCCCGCTGGAGCCGGTCTCGAGGCTCGAGGACGTGCTGCGGGAACTCGGCCCTGAGGTGCTCGTCTTCATCGAGGACAAGCAGGGGACGAACACGATGCCGATCCTGGACATCCTGGATGCTCAGGCCCGTCCGACGGATCGCTTCGTGTGGAAGCAATGGGCGCCGGCCGCACAGGTGCGGGCCGCGAAGGAGAGGGGCTACCGTGCGTGGGGCTACTTCGACGACGAACAGCTCGACCGCCTGGACGAGTTCGCGGCGACATTCGACATCCTCGGTGTGCCCACTTCGGCATCCGACGAGATGATCCGGAAGGTCGTGGGCACAGGGCTCCCCGTGATGTGCTGGGAGGTGCGGTTCCACGATCAGGTCCAGCGGCTCGCCGGCCTGGGCGTCCGGGGCATGATGTGCTCCAATATCGCCTACCTCGTCGACGGCCGGCCCGCGGACCGGGACGCCTTCGCCACCGGGCGGCGAGCGGCCGGCGACCTGCCCTCGGCGATCGACACCCTCGGCTGGTCGTCTCAGCCCGTGCTCGTCCCGTCGAGGCAGTCCCTGCGCATCCAGGGTGCGAGCGCGACGAGCTACCTCATGGGTTCGCTGGCCGCCCCAGACAAGAGGATCCGCCGCCTGGACGCGACCATCGTCTGGCCGGATGCCGTACCCCCGAAGGGCTCCGCCGGCGTGGTGTTCGCATTGAGCGGCGACGCGCCGGGAGGGCAGGGCGAGCGAGGAGATGCCACCGGCTGTCAGCTGACGTTCGACGTCGACGGGACGATCGAGATCGCTCCGTACGAGCGGGGTGTGACCGGGTCCCCGGTGTCCACCGGCAAGGTGGAGGTGCCGACCGCAGGCTCAGCGGTGCGTGTCCGGATCGACCTGGACGACGACCACGTGCGCGTGACGGTGGCCGACCGCACGGCGCTCGAGGCGGTCCTCGCAGGCGCGGCTCTCCGCGGCACCTGGGTGCGCCTGTTCAAGGACTACAAGACGGACCAGGCGGTCGAATTCTCGGGACTCCGCGTCGTCTCGGGGTGA
- a CDS encoding glycosyltransferase, translating to MAGRSTGAKQRRAPRVLFIGINYAPEPTGIAPYTAGMAQALAGRGWHVGAITTHPHYPWWKVQDGFGGWKRVEQQEGVDVTRLSHYVPHRHTMVDRALSEVTFGVRADLSSWRHPDAVVLVSPAMISSRLAAARAALSGIPTIVWVQDIYTLGARETGAVSRRAETIAALERGLVRSADRVVVIHDRFRRVLREELSVDTPVDVVRNWSHVTTDDAGRDRALRRELGWGDDDVVVLHAGNIGAKQGLENVVLASREAERRGSRVRFVLLGDGNQRPALEAMGACSRLQFLDPLPDGLFERALASADILLVNELPGLTEMAVPSKLTTYFATGLPVIAAVDSSSITHDEISAAGAGPCVPAGDPVALVDAAERLAADPAAARMFGASSRTFRDLHLDVGAAVAAFEGSLTRAIATGRRAPFSALADSMGRGLGTVARRASAGAGGGDRPLTGRHRHP from the coding sequence ATGGCTGGGCGATCGACCGGTGCGAAGCAGCGCCGAGCACCGCGCGTGCTGTTCATCGGCATCAACTACGCGCCCGAACCGACCGGCATCGCGCCGTACACGGCAGGCATGGCCCAGGCCCTCGCAGGGCGCGGATGGCACGTGGGTGCGATCACGACCCACCCGCATTACCCGTGGTGGAAGGTCCAGGACGGCTTCGGCGGCTGGAAGCGTGTGGAGCAGCAGGAAGGCGTCGACGTCACGCGTCTGAGCCACTACGTGCCACACCGCCACACCATGGTGGATCGAGCGCTGTCGGAGGTGACCTTCGGCGTGAGAGCAGACCTCTCCTCTTGGCGGCATCCGGACGCCGTCGTCCTCGTCAGCCCGGCGATGATCTCCTCGCGGCTGGCCGCCGCCCGGGCCGCGCTCTCAGGGATCCCGACGATCGTCTGGGTCCAGGACATCTACACGCTCGGCGCCCGTGAGACGGGCGCCGTGTCCCGTCGGGCGGAGACGATCGCGGCGCTGGAGCGCGGACTGGTGAGATCAGCCGACCGTGTCGTGGTGATCCACGACCGGTTCCGCCGTGTCCTCCGCGAGGAGCTCTCCGTCGATACTCCCGTCGACGTCGTGCGGAACTGGTCGCACGTGACGACCGACGATGCCGGGCGCGACCGCGCGCTGCGCCGAGAGCTCGGCTGGGGAGACGATGACGTCGTCGTCCTGCACGCCGGGAACATCGGCGCCAAGCAGGGGCTGGAGAACGTCGTCCTGGCGTCGCGCGAGGCCGAGCGCCGTGGATCCCGCGTGAGGTTCGTGCTCCTGGGCGATGGGAACCAGCGTCCGGCACTCGAGGCCATGGGCGCGTGCTCGCGACTGCAGTTTCTCGATCCTCTGCCCGACGGCCTGTTCGAGCGCGCCCTCGCATCCGCCGACATCCTTCTTGTCAACGAGCTTCCAGGGCTCACCGAGATGGCCGTCCCCAGCAAGCTGACGACGTACTTCGCGACCGGGCTTCCGGTGATCGCGGCCGTCGACTCGTCGAGCATCACGCACGATGAGATCTCGGCAGCAGGCGCCGGCCCCTGCGTTCCGGCCGGCGATCCGGTAGCGCTGGTCGATGCGGCGGAACGGTTGGCGGCGGACCCCGCCGCAGCGCGGATGTTCGGCGCGTCGTCGCGAACGTTCCGGGATCTTCATCTGGATGTCGGGGCAGCGGTCGCGGCCTTCGAGGGGAGTCTGACGAGGGCGATCGCCACCGGCCGTCGCGCGCCGTTCAGCGCGCTGGCCGATTCGATGGGCAGGGGACTGGGCACCGTCGCGCGCCGCGCATCGGCCGGCGCGGGTGGTGGCGATCGGCCTCTCACCGGCCGGCACCGCCACCCCTGA